Proteins encoded within one genomic window of Calditrichota bacterium:
- a CDS encoding TonB-dependent receptor — translation MRRLESCSLTSLKTGRKREYQSNRVKSAVGGLGFYGISIIVFILLYLGATPLHAGTTGKIVGKVKDASTGEPLIGVNIIVEGTQMGAATDEKGEFMILNIPPGRYTLRADMIGYKSSILKNIIVNVDFTSHANFSLVPTALKGQAVTIVATKPLVRMDLTSTSQSIGADRIAQLPVEEVHDVVNLQAGVVNGHFRGGRLGEVAYMVDGVPINDAFSGAAGVNIENNAVQELEVISGTFNAEYGQAMSGVVNIVTKSGGGKTTGSLNLYSGDYVSTHKDLFMNIGSISPLSTYSIEGTLEGSVPKTKGKLGYFATSRIYNNEGWLYGQRRFVPSDSSNLLSEDRSKWYIQQSGDNKMVPMNPNFRISGLAKMTFHLSANNKISYNILYERRKYKEYDHRFKYDPDGDYKRRKLNYTEYMIWTHVFSERTFSSLRLSHSFNKYDQYVFKDPLDPRFVNPARLLQVSGNAFYTGGMHTWQFHRNTKSYVAKFDLTSQVNKENQIKVGLEAQSYELYLHEFEIRMDRQTNWKPALNPIWAWNNNEYQHYPYSFSGYAQDKMEFRDMIVNLGLRFDYFNSNASYPRDPRDTNIYEPILPQHKYKNYNPNLPFEKQTPYTLEERKKFWYKKATPKKQLSPRFGIAYPISDRGVIHVSYGFFFQMPNFEYLYTNPEFEVFPGQSTPLDPMPHSQLNAMGNPDLKPQKTVIYEIGLQQQLTDNLGLTFTTYYKDIRNWLGTEIEQLYIVGRQYARYVNRDYANVRGITVAFDQRPTHGISASLDYTFQIAKGDASDPNTAFWDKQNNIEPTKQFVPLDWDRRHSLNLTVSVGSVNSWNLSVIGKLGSGLPYTPTYQNIRLSVANSANKPPFVNFDLYGYKNIHVMGLTYSLYLRVYNLFDRKNELNVYSDTGRADYSLQSFYTNTNIRGVNTLNEYLKRPDWYSAPRQVIMGVKISVD, via the coding sequence ATGAGAAGATTAGAATCTTGCTCCCTGACATCTTTAAAAACAGGCAGGAAACGGGAGTACCAATCAAACAGGGTTAAATCCGCCGTCGGCGGATTAGGTTTTTATGGGATATCTATCATCGTTTTCATTCTACTTTATTTAGGGGCCACGCCTCTCCATGCGGGAACGACCGGCAAGATTGTCGGAAAGGTTAAAGATGCTTCCACTGGCGAACCGTTGATCGGGGTGAATATTATTGTTGAAGGCACACAAATGGGAGCCGCAACCGACGAGAAGGGCGAATTCATGATTTTAAACATCCCTCCCGGGCGGTACACACTGCGAGCCGATATGATTGGATATAAGTCGTCTATTTTGAAAAATATCATTGTTAATGTTGATTTTACAAGCCATGCCAATTTTTCATTGGTGCCGACTGCCTTAAAGGGGCAGGCGGTCACAATTGTGGCCACAAAACCCCTGGTGCGGATGGATCTTACCTCGACTTCTCAATCGATTGGAGCAGACAGGATTGCACAGCTTCCCGTTGAAGAGGTACACGATGTGGTGAATCTGCAGGCGGGCGTGGTCAATGGCCATTTTCGCGGTGGGCGATTGGGAGAGGTGGCTTACATGGTGGATGGAGTTCCGATTAATGATGCCTTTTCCGGGGCGGCGGGTGTAAATATTGAAAACAATGCCGTCCAGGAGCTGGAAGTCATCAGCGGTACATTTAATGCCGAATATGGGCAGGCCATGTCCGGGGTGGTGAATATTGTTACAAAAAGCGGAGGAGGAAAAACAACGGGCAGTCTCAATCTCTATTCGGGAGATTATGTCAGCACGCATAAAGACCTTTTTATGAATATCGGATCCATCAGTCCTTTAAGCACCTATTCCATCGAGGGGACACTGGAAGGAAGCGTCCCCAAGACCAAAGGAAAATTGGGCTATTTTGCAACGTCCAGAATCTACAATAATGAGGGATGGCTGTATGGGCAAAGGCGTTTTGTTCCGTCAGATTCATCCAATCTGCTGAGTGAGGATCGTTCCAAGTGGTATATTCAGCAAAGCGGCGACAATAAAATGGTGCCCATGAATCCCAACTTTCGTATTTCGGGTTTGGCAAAAATGACCTTCCATTTATCCGCCAACAATAAAATATCCTATAATATTCTTTATGAGCGACGAAAATACAAAGAATATGACCATCGTTTCAAATATGATCCCGACGGCGATTACAAACGACGGAAGCTAAACTACACGGAATACATGATCTGGACACATGTGTTTTCGGAAAGAACATTTTCATCGCTGCGACTTTCTCACTCCTTCAATAAATACGATCAGTACGTTTTCAAGGATCCATTGGATCCCCGGTTTGTGAATCCCGCCCGATTATTGCAGGTCAGTGGAAATGCATTTTATACCGGAGGGATGCACACCTGGCAGTTTCATCGCAACACCAAAAGCTATGTGGCCAAGTTCGATTTAACCAGTCAGGTGAACAAGGAGAATCAGATTAAAGTGGGTCTGGAAGCCCAATCCTATGAATTGTATCTGCACGAATTTGAAATTCGCATGGATCGGCAGACGAACTGGAAACCGGCGCTCAACCCGATTTGGGCCTGGAACAACAACGAGTACCAGCATTACCCCTACAGTTTTTCCGGTTACGCCCAGGACAAAATGGAATTCAGGGACATGATTGTCAATCTGGGCCTGAGATTTGATTATTTCAATTCAAATGCGTCTTATCCCAGAGATCCGCGCGACACCAATATCTACGAGCCGATTTTACCCCAACATAAGTACAAAAACTACAACCCCAATCTTCCATTTGAAAAACAGACCCCCTACACATTAGAGGAACGAAAGAAATTCTGGTACAAAAAGGCAACCCCCAAAAAACAGCTCAGTCCGCGTTTTGGGATTGCTTATCCGATTTCCGATCGGGGAGTCATTCACGTATCCTACGGATTTTTCTTTCAAATGCCCAATTTTGAATATCTCTACACGAATCCGGAATTTGAGGTTTTCCCCGGCCAGTCAACCCCTCTGGATCCCATGCCTCACAGTCAGTTGAATGCCATGGGAAATCCGGATTTAAAGCCTCAAAAAACCGTTATTTATGAGATTGGCTTGCAGCAGCAGCTGACAGATAATCTGGGATTGACATTTACGACCTACTACAAAGATATTCGAAATTGGCTGGGAACTGAGATTGAACAACTGTACATTGTAGGGCGCCAGTACGCGCGGTATGTTAACCGGGATTATGCCAATGTCAGAGGCATCACAGTGGCTTTTGATCAGCGCCCGACCCACGGAATTTCAGCTTCCCTGGATTACACCTTTCAAATTGCAAAGGGCGACGCCTCCGATCCCAATACGGCATTTTGGGACAAACAAAATAATATCGAACCGACCAAGCAATTCGTGCCGTTGGACTGGGACAGGCGCCACAGCCTGAATCTTACGGTTTCGGTGGGTTCGGTTAACTCGTGGAATCTGTCGGTTATTGGCAAATTGGGCAGCGGCTTGCCTTATACCCCTACCTATCAAAATATCCGGTTATCTGTTGCTAACAGTGCCAACAAACCGCCGTTTGTTAATTTTGATCTCTACGGCTACAAAAATATTCACGTGATGGGGTTGACCTATTCGCTGTATCTTAGAGTTTATAACCTCTTTGATCGAAAGAACGAACTCAATGTGTATTCGGACACGGGTCGGGCGGATTATTCATTACAATCTTTTTATACAAATACGAATATTCGGGGGGTTAACACCCTGAATGAGTATCTAAAACGTCCCGATTGGTATTCCGCGCCCCGGCAGGTGATTATGGGTGTAAAAATTAGTGTCGATTAA
- a CDS encoding T9SS type A sorting domain-containing protein encodes MNVKRNWTIFLGAVLTLLFFSGLTFAQGGTNLIYNGDLEIDEPFFYHAIGNGDGGAQCIWAEDAAHTYYRSFKIVKPSASSQAVGWQSDNFAQYLWNGMKPLLYKIGGWYKTENVNTNPTNDDQRIGFTYKFYKNGVELVSPQFIPIDQSVGTKADWDTVYTYVALPDTADSAVCELTMGKEATGTVWFDDIALSSSPWSAGMFGGNAETPAGWMMWTAGPDKGKALYVDNVAHSGTHSAELVERDTDSDEMVFYSVPAGGIKAGHYYKISVWVKTDSVNTDDKYIASNITGDYVADRINLCFFYHKAGWQTSWANMNDQFLYIAQRDSSSGWTEYMAISKAPEEAVGISVRARFNNASMGYAWFDDFSVEELTFIPTAVKESPLANSKTTLPTKYALFQNYPNPFNPTTEITYQLPKITHVNVSIYNVMGQKITTLVNKTQAAGTYQVLWNGKSETGESLPSGIYFYKLQTKDYSFVKKMTLMK; translated from the coding sequence ATGAACGTCAAAAGAAATTGGACCATTTTTTTGGGAGCAGTTCTTACCCTGTTGTTTTTTTCGGGCTTGACATTTGCCCAGGGAGGAACTAATTTAATTTACAATGGGGATTTGGAGATAGACGAGCCGTTTTTCTATCATGCGATAGGCAATGGAGACGGGGGGGCGCAGTGTATTTGGGCGGAAGATGCGGCGCACACGTACTATCGGTCGTTCAAGATCGTGAAGCCATCGGCGAGTTCGCAGGCGGTGGGCTGGCAGTCGGACAATTTTGCGCAGTATTTGTGGAATGGGATGAAGCCGTTATTGTACAAGATAGGGGGGTGGTACAAGACGGAGAATGTGAACACGAATCCGACGAATGATGATCAGCGGATTGGGTTTACGTACAAGTTTTACAAGAACGGGGTGGAGCTGGTTTCGCCGCAGTTCATACCGATTGATCAGAGTGTTGGGACGAAGGCGGACTGGGACACGGTGTACACGTACGTAGCGTTACCGGACACGGCGGATTCGGCGGTCTGTGAGTTAACGATGGGCAAGGAAGCGACGGGGACGGTGTGGTTTGATGACATAGCGTTGAGTTCGTCGCCGTGGTCGGCCGGGATGTTTGGGGGGAATGCGGAGACGCCGGCGGGCTGGATGATGTGGACGGCGGGGCCGGACAAGGGGAAGGCGCTGTATGTGGACAATGTGGCGCATTCCGGGACGCATTCGGCAGAGTTGGTGGAGCGTGACACGGACAGTGATGAGATGGTATTTTACTCGGTGCCTGCCGGCGGGATCAAGGCGGGACATTACTACAAGATCTCGGTGTGGGTAAAGACGGACAGTGTGAACACCGATGACAAGTACATAGCGAGCAATATAACGGGGGATTACGTAGCGGATCGGATCAACTTGTGTTTCTTTTACCACAAGGCAGGCTGGCAGACGTCGTGGGCGAACATGAACGATCAGTTTTTGTACATAGCGCAGCGGGATTCATCGTCGGGTTGGACGGAGTACATGGCGATATCGAAGGCGCCGGAAGAGGCAGTCGGGATTTCGGTGAGAGCCCGGTTTAACAATGCCTCCATGGGCTATGCCTGGTTCGATGACTTCTCCGTCGAAGAATTAACCTTTATCCCGACGGCGGTAAAGGAATCGCCTCTGGCCAATTCCAAAACCACGCTTCCCACGAAATATGCATTGTTCCAGAATTATCCCAATCCCTTCAATCCAACCACGGAAATCACGTACCAGTTGCCGAAGATCACTCACGTGAATGTCTCCATTTACAATGTTATGGGACAAAAGATTACAACGCTTGTTAATAAAACCCAGGCGGCCGGAACGTATCAGGTTTTGTGGAATGGTAAGTCGGAAACAGGTGAAAGCCTGCCCAGCGGAATTTACTTTTACAAATTACAAACCAAGGATTATAGTTTCGTCAAAAAAATGACACTCATGAAGTAG